Within Planococcus citri chromosome 2, ihPlaCitr1.1, whole genome shotgun sequence, the genomic segment GTACCAGTtacttacttgtattttttaaaacatgtttacttctaattctttatttttttaaatattgaaaaatacttactcgtcGCGCtccgaaaattaaaaacatgcTCAGATACCTATACCGTCTGCCATTCGTATCTACATGTACGTTTTATGAAAAAGACCTCCCTCTTAACGTGtttcaatataggtaggtagtttttttaaagaaagGTAAGGTACCCAGTGGTTACAGTCAGGTACATAATGATCGTTATAAACCCCTACGCAGAAATGCAAATTATTTGTGTCAATCTATTCAAGGTTATGAACTTGATCTTGACTGATGAAGGtgttttgaacgaaattttatttatgataatattttatttttatagatcTACAAGTCAATAACACAGATTTTCTGGCAACTCATGAGTaactgaataattatttttcgtgttttaggttttgagaattttggtcatttctgccaTCATTCCTTTCATTCATGGTgagtcataaaaaaatttctggtacCATCGTGATGAGTTTCTTATGTTAATTAACGTGCTTATGCGATAAAAAAACAGTCTGGGTGAcgattttaatttatatttttagaaTAATAAATGACGAAGAGTCTGCttaaagtacatacctatatttgaACGTCTTCACGTCGAGTTCGATGATTGAGATTGAATTGAAACAtcgttttgttcatttttcaggaATGATTGGTGGAAATCCTTGCTACCCGGATCCATGTGGACAAAACACGCAATGCCGGGTTGTAAGTAGTCGTCCTGTATGTTCGTGTTTACCAGGACATTTTGGAAATCCTCTGTCGTATTGTCGACGAGGAGAATGCCAAGGCAAgtctttcagattttttttcacccgaAAATTGCCATCAATaagtatttatttcattttcgttttttgaaaaatttcagataatgCTGACTGTGGTCCGTCCCAAGTCTGCAGAGATTTCAATTGCGTAAACGCTTGCAGTGGCCATTGTGGCGTAAATGCAGAATGTAACCCGCGTAACCACGTTGCTGTGTGTTCATGTCCACCACAATACACTGGAGATCCACTTGTTAGTTGCCGAAGAATAGATCCAGGTAAATAAATCTATAGAAGTCGTCTTTCTAATCTAATGTGTCTAGTTAATGGGATGGGCATGTCAGACATTGGGTGgtcaaaagatgaaaataagaTGTAGGTAACCACTGTGAACTGGTaccatacctattacctacctaccagtgAGAACTAGCGAGAAACAGTTAGATGAAGAAGTTGCCTAACCGATTTTTAACAGGAGGTCTACTTGTATTAAATATGTATTACGTGACTGTTTGATCTTATTTTCAGACAAAAAGTCATCATGGTgtaatttggacagtttttaaaattctattagATTCTATGGATTCGATTTTTATCCAACTgtattttttctaaacaatGGTTTGAATACCCAACAAATTTACCTAATACTGGGAAAAATTACGATAGGTTCTCTAGGTACCAGAATTGATCTGGTTTTCAATCCAATATCCATTCACATGGTTAgaaaattggtttaaattttttttttttttagatggatttgccccttcaattccATAGATAAGCTACATGTTCATCTCTTATTTTTTCCTCGCTTTATCTAAAATCTGTCTTTCAGAAAAGGGTTGTCCTACACagctaatttcaattttttttttgcttttacaGAGGAATTATGTCATCCAAGCCCATGTGGTACGAACACAAGATGCGAAGTAAAAAATTCAGTCCCTGTCTGCAGTTGTCTACCAGGCTACGTAGGCTCGCCATTAACTGGCTGTAAACACGAATGCGAATCTGACTACGATTGTTCGCCCTCGCAAACGTGCCAAAATTACCAATGTACTGCTGCCTGTAAAGCTGGTCTTTGCGCATCCACAGCTATTTGTGAAGTTCATAGCCACAGAGCCGTATGTACTTGCCCTCAGGTAGGTACACGAAATAATTTCTCCTCAATTTTATCGATCAATTTCGttatactgaaaatttttcacgattaCTTTCAAGGGTACCTTTGGAGATCCCTATGTATCTTGTCGTGCTGAGTGTTTGGCTGATCGAGATTGCCCATCTGACCGACCGACTTGTTTGGGCGATAAATGCGTAAACGTATGCAGCGGAGTTTGCGGAATAAATGCCAATTGCGAAGCCAGGGGAGCCACTCCTATATGCAGTTGCCCAAGAGACATGACTGGAGATCCATTCGTACGATGCAGACCATTTGAACCTTGTAAGTAAAACGCAACATTTCAAGTCATCAGACGATTACCTACTCCATTCCGATCAGTAAAAATCAATGCTGTATAATTGCAGATGATTTATGTGAACCTAATCCATGCGGTGCCAACTCCAAGTGTCAGCCAGGACACGATAACACAGGTAAAGAGAGGCCTGTGTGTACCTGTCTTCCAGGTTACGTTGGAAACCCATTAACTTCTTGCCAAAGAGGAGAATGTCAGTCAGATAGCGAGTGCAGAGGTGATCAGAATTGTCTAAATTACGAATGTAAGCCCACATGTGTTGATCAATGCGGCGTAGACGCAAATTGCAATGCTCAAAATCACGTAGCTACGTGCACTTGCCCACCGGGTTATACTGGAAATGCTATTGCTAGATGTTATCCGAATTCCGAACGAAGAGGTCGTTATTATTACAGATACTCTAAAAAGAAGTAGGTATGATGATAGTATTCTTCATCAGTTTGTTTTCTTTCACTACCAAAGTAACTTTGTATTCTCATGTaatagtaggtatacctattaatTATCTGAGAAATTATTCTCGAGTTTaagataatttttcgaaacgtGTTTCAAGTGCCAATCATACCTATctaataatatttatttttcgttatgcatataatgttttttttttctaaatgtctGTGGAAATAAATCGTTCAGTATTTTAATGACTAATTTGTGGTATTGTGATTGTAGATAGACAGGTAAATCATTTTGGAGATGAACTCTCATCGTCTCATCAGATCAAGCATCTCACACCTTCaaagaattttcataaaaacaaaacaaaaaacaattataATGACCTATACTTCAGTTACGTTTAATAGAATTCGAAGAcggatattttttgattttgaatttacgtataaaacaaaaatagacAGTTAATTTTAACACACTGATGATTTACATTATTCGTAATTATTCTGACTTGTCAATTCGTCGACTGCCCAGCTGTTGTTTCGGAAGCTTGATCCATTGTTTTTGGTACCATACTCATATCCTGATCTGCGTTGGAACTATTCGCGAGATATCTCGAACAATCTTTATTAGATGAACCGTAACGTGAACCGTCTGGCCCGGTGTTCTCGGGGTATTGTACAGGGTCTGGTTCATTCATGGGATGCATAAAACGTCCACTGGTTCTCGATGCATTGAACCGTTGACCTTGGCTCATGTTATTACCGAATCTTGGACTTTTAGGACTATTAAAGCCTCGAGGGCTGTACAATGGTTGTTTAGGTATATTCATATTTCCACTTGAACGACGCGGAGCCCTGCCACCACCGCAACAGTCGGTCTCACCCGAAAACATCGAAGGGCCACCGCCACCTCTGGAAGGAAAAGCTTTTCTGTCTCCGTATTTGTGTTGTTGTGCGGTGAATTGCGAAGCTTTAACTTGCGGAACTTGGGAGCCACCACGAGTAGTACTTGCACTGTAACCGGAAGCACAGGAACCCGACTGACCTTGATATATACCTTGGGAGGCTTCTCCGTTCGcctaaattgaaagaaaactcatcgaattaaataatttcgaaaggtaaaaatgtatgtaaatgCAGCATACGCACTTTAGCTCTTTTGAGAAATTCGTCTTGTGCGGGTTTTACATTCTCGCGTTTACCAGCCCAAACACGTAAAGCAGAAGccttagataaaaaaaaaaatagataggtagtaaACAAGTCATCattcatactcgtatgtattgtTTAGTATGAAAGGTCGAATCATTTATGCTGAATTTTGACTCACTTGTAACGCTCGGCCGTAAGCAAAAGTTAATCTCCATGGTTTGACACCATCGCACTGATTAATAGCATTCAAGTTGACGGTAGCTTCTTCTTCTGTTTGACCACCGGATGAAAATACTATACCTGTACGAAAATCTATTAGTTACtgaataattacaaaaatgaaaatgacatcaatttacaacttcaatttttcagctttatattcagaaattgagaaaatttgtgaaaataagTAGATAGACCTTGAATTGTAATCATCGTGACAACgtctctctttttttgaaaaaaaaaatcatcggcCAACCTTCAAGAAGATTCAACCGATCAAATCTACTCTAATACGAATAGACAGACAAATGTTGTCACCTGGAACTGCGGGAGGAACAACACGCCTTAATGCTGTAAGAGTGGCAGCAGCTATAGCACCTGAGTCTTCACGATTCATGTTGGCTAATCCCGAAGTTACCATATTCGGTTTCAAAAGTGTTCCTTCTATGTACACATGGTGATCATTTAGAGCTTTATACACGAATGATAGAACAGTTTCAGTAACTTTCTGACATCGTTCAATGTCATGGTCTCCATCGGGTATAACCTGGATGAAAAACATTCGCAATAGATTGCAGAAAAACAATACTTTTAAATAGTAGGCAAATGgaatatgtaggtaaataaatcTTTTGATTACCTCAGGTTCGATAATTGGACATATTCGCTGAGACTGACAAATAGAGGCGAATCGAGCTATCATCGTCGAATTAGTTATAATGGCGTGATAAGAAGGGGTGTTTTTGCCAACCTTGAATACACTTCTCCACCGAGCGAATTCCACCCCTTCAGCTTTATACTGTGCCAGACGAGCTCCCAAGTTATCCAGGCCTAAAAAGCAAGTATTTTACAATTCCTATCGTAATAATTAGCAAGTACCTATCTGTTTCAACTGTTGAGAATTGGGAACTATCTAGATGATTACATACATACCTTGAGTGGTAACTTCATCTTCTGAGTTGTATAAGGTAACTAATCCTGTATCAACTTTTACTCCTGGAATGATACATCGTTCTTTCAAATATTCTGTGAGCGGTCTTCCGTTTTCGTCTTTTTGGCAAAGGGTTTCGTGAAATAAAATAACCCCGGAAATATAATTTGCGTATTGTCGATCGGTGGAGAATAAAGTCtaacaagaaaaaattaacaacctTAGCATTTGTTCAAGTAGGCCGGttcaatattattaaaaatacttatcaAATTGCATAAAAGATGAAGTAATAAAAATAGAGCAAAGCtgttcttctcaaaaaaaaaacaaaaaaaaaacgtggacAGTACCACAATAAGTAAttgattgaaagaaaaaaaaaacgaaagtcGAAAGGAGTTAGTTacaaaattataacaaaaaattgaaaacagcacccatttaaattttgagaaaaagagtAATAGGTACCCAGGTATTCAGTCTTATTTGAAggaaaataatacctattttaaagaCATATTTTTGCTGAAAAGAAGATTGGTGgtaaaataggtagatattttttataaGGTAGGTAATTGAATCGTTGGTAgttggtaggtacataatgtTCAAGTGAAACATAAACGTAAATATGTAGTGCCACCCATGAAAAAGTAACACATTCCAGTAccatgtacatataaaaagatggaaaaaattacgttCAATTTGAGTTGAACGATTCAATACTCGACTCATCTCGTCTGTTTCACTTCTGAGAAATCATAGCTGTTATAACCTTTCTCAAGGAAAGTTGTTATTACTACAAATTTTACAACTGATAACATCGTAGGGAAACAACCAAGATCTATCAATTAATTACGCGAATACGCAACGAAATGCTATCCGAATAAAATAATCTATATTAACGCTATTCTAAttcgttttcatttcatctACGAATGACTGGTTTACCTGACGCCACTGACGCCTTATGTCGTCATCATTTTGTACTCCAATTTCCTGGAGACGCTTTCCCATGGTGCATACGGATTCATCGGCGGCCAAAATACCTTTTCCGCAAGTAACTAAAGTTTCAGCAAtgcattttaattctttttgaaCTTCTATAGAAGGGTAACTGAAGTATGTTGTCATATAAAAACTAAactaaattttgtttacaattttaatgcattttcaaatttgtgaaatAGAACTATGAAATATTAATGGCCAGCTATTTCCTATTCGTTGGAAAAGTGCAGCAATTGGATTTGATTCATCATCTGATTGGATCATCGCACTTCACAACGCCAATGGCCACCTACAGCTAATCACAACAAATACTTTTAAATCTAAAAACGAAAGATGCATACTGATGATTAAAATcgtatattgaaaaataaatatacagTATAACttaaataacaaaattatttattcatttttctcacaaatttcaaaattatactgCCAACTTGATGACTTATTCAAAACAATTCTCGATGGTGAactagaaaaataaatatacatctttttcaaattggcaGTTAGATgacaaattatttcaaataaagcGTTCATATATACTTTAACAAATCGGTaactacaaaattttataatatagCGTATGCTGAAAGcgtttcacgaaaaattttaagcaaaaaaaaaatgttctagaCATCCAGTGTGCTTGAAtagaatcattgaaaaaagcACATAATTAAGTTCTTGCCCCTTTTGCGAAGTGTTTCGATCCTTAGTAAACGTGATCTTTAACGAATAAGTTTTGTCCGGCAGCGGTACCGGCGACAGATCCAGCAACGTATTGTCCAGTTGCTGCTTGACCGTTAGCCtgagataaaaaaaacacaattagCAGAGTCCAAATCACGAATTGAACTTCGTCGAGTACAATAACCTACCTTGGCACGTTTCATTAATTCTTGTTGAGCAGCTTCAACGTTTTCTTTCTTTCCGTTCCATGCACGGAGAACTGACGcctaaaaaaaagagaaataaattATTAACAAGTTACGTTCACAAATGAACCATAAAATCCAATCATCACGTACTTGTAAAGCACGGCCATAACTGAAAGTCAATTTCCATGGTTTTTTGCCTTCGTAAGCATTAATGGCGTTCAAATTGATAGTAGCTTCTTCCTCTGTCTGACCACCGGATAAGAAGCAAATGCCTGAAAAAAAGAAGTTTgtaaaaccaaatttcaaacgCAAAGAGTTGTTTTCCTGAATTTACCTGGAACTGCGGGAGGTACGGTTCTTTGTAAAGCAGTAACAGTAGCTTTGGCGATTTCTTCGGGAGTAGCACGTTTAGGGCACGACTGACCAGGAGTAACCATGTTCGGTTTCAATAAGGTGCCTTCCAAATAAACATGATGATCGTTTAAAGCTTTATACACAGCAGCGAGAACGGTTTCGGTGACTTTTTGGCATCTGTCGATATCATGATCACCGTCAGGAATAATctatgataaaaataaaatgtgaacTTGAGTAACGTAACTTCAAAATACCAGTgaataatgacaaaaaaatctataatatTGTGGAGTACGTACTTCGGGTTCTACGATCGGAACAATACGCTGAGATTGGCAGATGGAAGCATAACGAGCCAATACATTGGcgttttccaaaattgcttgATATGATGGAGTATTCTTTCCGATTTTCAACACGCATCGCCATTTAGCAAATTCACAACCATCCTTTTTGTATTGAGCACAACGACTTCCCAAATTATCCAATCCTAAAATGTAAGAAATTGTAATACTTCCATTCATATCGCTCAATAagaattgtcgaaaaaatttattttcaatgtaaTACCTTGAGTGGTAACTTCTTCTTCAGATCCGAATAAATTGACAACACCGCAATCGACTTTAATTCCAGGAATGATACAACGTTCTTTCAACAAGTCGGAGAACAATTTTCCGTCATCGTCTCTTTGGTACAACGTTTCGTGAAACAAAATTACACCGGAAATACTTTGATTCATTTCGGGATCCGTTGAGAACAACAGCTAAATTAATGATCGAAACAAATACGATTAGTTTTCTGTCAATAATACATCAATTTCTTTACAcaaaaaaagaagtaggtaggtattagaaaATGTATAGGTGCATTGAAATGAATTCACGTACCTGCCTGTACTGCCTCCTAAGTTCTTCGGTGTTTTCAACGCCAATTTCCTGGAGACGTTTTCCCATGGTAGAAACCGATTCATCAGCTGCTAAAATACCTTTTCCAGAGGCGACGATTAATTCGGCGATACATTTCAATTCCTTTTGAACGGCTGGAGGTGGATAGTTGAAGTAGGTCGTCATTTTTGGTAATGCTACAACAAAAATACACGTTtaaacgacttgaaactacTTGAAACGAATGAAGATATCGAAATACGGTGAAAATTGGTGTAATATTTTATCATTACGATGACTTATCGGCTTTAAATTATTTACTCTCGATTTATCGAATCAACCTTAAGAATAACAAAAGTTCATGAAATTATAATCTGACACCAACAATTTCATATCAAAGGTCATTGAAGTTTAATTAAACTAAAttcattttatcaaagttgagaACTGATGATTCTTTAAATAAGGAGCTATTTTagaaatcgttaaaaaaaatacaaatgcaCTGCTTCGAcataattcaacggtgaaattagaattttgtgattttttaatcaggagataattaatttcaaagttttcatcatAATGCTGACATCATTCGAACAAATTTTCGACAGTTAACCACGGTACCTAGTCGGTTTTATTCGCAAGAATGCACACCTTACATAATTTTCCCATGTTAGTCATACTCAATCATGCTATTTGGAAAGTACAATACGCTGAATATCGACAGCACACACATACAGCAAAGGCAATCTAcctaataaaaatgaatatagaatttgtttttcaaattccaaccATTAGACATGTCTCACTCTCACACTACAAGATTTAATGCATATGTACCTCGGCTACCTCTTAGTAACTATACCTATAACTTACTTAGTGCTTACTATTTAAAAAAGGAATGCAATTAAAGAAAACAAATgcaataaaaggaaaaaaatggagCGTCAACAACAAGAATATGCGTTCCTATAGTAACAGAGAAATTCTGAAGGCTTTTCATAAAATGACCTTAGACATTTTTCTAACATATGATGTTAGAGTAAAGTTTGCAATACGGAAATTTGAATCAGAGttcggaaaaaattttattttttaagggaaaacaaaaaacaaaacagagagtttgttttttaaatatgaaaactgaaaatgtttcatttctttcacttttttccaatacaAAGCGTCCATccagtatattttgaaaaaatctttgaacTACGCatacctaataggtacctattaaactATTTACGACTTACGTGAGTTTTTAGAACGTGAATAGTTACTTCTATGACTTGACTTCAAATTCGTTCGAActgattcaaaattatcatttttttcatcatcataaGAAGAAAGATACGAAGgataatctttgaaaaaaattattcgcgaatggTTATCTTTTGAGAAGAATTTTATCGAACCATAAAGTAATCTTATCGCCGCACTCGTGTTTCAACTTCCAGTAAAttcttgaattaaaattttttgtgctcACTTTCTACGATCAAGAGGAGATACGCGCCCCCTCCACACTCTTAGGAAATTTCATATAAATATCATGTCATGCTCAAATTTTACGTCAAGAATAAATTAACCATTTACAATAATAATATCAACTTTCGTTAATATAGAAAAATCAAGGTGACCCCGAAGTTCGACAAAAATTTGCGAAGAAAACTTGAAGGTtaactaattgaaaaaaacgatatcaaattttcaatttaagcaTGAATGAAGGTCACCATGAACAAAATTCTAATCCGAAAACAAAAgactcgaaattttaaaatttcaaacgttgACTAAACGAGCAAAAATTCACGAGAGCCACTTTCATTATCTCTTGAAAAACAATCCATCCGCTTATTTTAAATggaatgataaaaattcacttgaaaaagttggaaaacgcGAACTGCATAAACTGAATGAGACCGAATGTGACATATTCGACGATTAAATTACGTCACATCGACCTAGACAAGGAGTGTCCGTTTCCATAATTCAGGAGATGCCGATAATTTTCATCGGATTCGAGAAGATGATCTCTCATAATAAAATGGTTTGATCAAAAGTTCATAGTACAATGACATTATGTAGGTACGAGCTGGCAATGAATTCGCCATAATCCAAACACAACCGCCCATGAAAGATTTTTGGCACGATTAGTGTAACAGAAATACTcttgtttttctcttttcacCCAATCTTCAAGTTCATAATGCTtatgaaatgaagaaaataggatattgcaaaattccaaataagCAAATATGTTGTTAGATTTGAGAAAATGTTCAGGATGAATGATTTGATTAATCAATGACTACGTTTCTTCTACTGCTCACATCATTtcttttggaggaaaaaattatcgttAAAACACTCGAGGTCAAAAGTTTGATAATagtgtttggaaaaataataaaataatccGAATAATTTATGTAAGATTAAAGACGGAAAGAACAAGCGTAAACAAGAAGCTAAAAGTTCAAATAATTTCCTTTGCGTCACAACTCTGAACTCACTGATAAGTGGCAAAAATTACATCGTGCGGCTgttctagaaaaaaatcatattattcAATAAGCATTATGATCTATTTCAGccttaaaagctcaaaataataCCTTGAATTGTAGCTAAAGACTTGAATAATATTAGCAGTTTCAAGGCagtcaaatttaaaatgaagttattcataatttttgctaGGGGATGACGCAATTACCATAATATTACAAGTATTACACTCATTCTAAATTAACTGAGGAAATTATGCGGCATGAGACTGAAGGTAGCCGGATAACTGACTATTCCCtctgaatgattttaaaaagaagaaaattgttcaaactaATCTATTTCATTATCACTTATTGCACGATAAAAGAAACGAATGATGAACACCTCGGTAATGATAATATAAACTATGATAAATTAAGATTAACAATGAATATCCTATGAAATATTACCTTTAAGTTGAAAGTATTcactaaaattttggaaatgtctTGAATGTCACTAAATTAACAGCAcatataattaataaaattatttttaaaattccaaaattcaactCAACATTCCGCTAAGCTCAAATTCAAGGAGAATAACAAGGGCACAGCGCAGCCACCAATATTTATAGGCATGATTGTAGCAGTGTTTGATGTGATCCgaacaaaaatctgaaaaatcacaaaaattagagactcaaaaaaatctattaaaatcgaaaatatttgaaCAATGCTTGATAGAAAATCCATTATGGTTTCAATTTGAACAGCAAATGGAAAAGATtccaaattttgtgaattttttgtcgtaatatcaaaaaaatcgaatatttcagttttatttcaCAGGTGTGAATCTGTCTGGCTATAATTTATATTTGAGAAAAACTGCCACTGCTATTGCACTTGTTTTTATGAGtgataacaaaattgtaaataaaatattgatttttttttcgtaattccCATCGAATTAAGATTCTTGTTCTTGTGAAGttgctgaaataattttaaatggtgCAACGGTGGTGGAAAATGGACTGTACTGTTGGCATAGTTGAAGTCACACCACGGATCTTTCAGCAATGAGTTCAGAAAACGAAATCCTGCGCTAGAATGTTGCATTGAAGTTTGCTGGATACGAAAGGAGTTCGGTGTAGGTTTGTGAGGTGTTGATTATTTTAAACTCATAATTTAAACTCAATATAATTCCTTCTCAGTATTGTTATGTCGAATAAGCAACTATCAAAGTGACTCAATCGAAAGTATTCTAGTCCTTTAACGCATTTATTGAACTAGTCTTTTGAGACAGCATACTTAGAATGACTTCTGACGAATCAGAAACGAATGAAAGAAGTAGTGATTCCAGTCacgagttgaaaaagaaaaagaaacttaaacataaagaaaagaaacacaagaagaaaaaaaacaaacattctTCCGACTTGGAGcgtaaaaaaaggaaaaagaagaaaaggaaaaattctaaagaaagaaaagaaggaattaaaaaaacaaaattggacGAGAGCGTCAAAGATGAAGATATTCCAGGACCATCTGTACCCGAAGATCTCCTTATAGAAAGTTCTAAAGCGAAAGCCCCTATGACCAAAGAAGAATGGGAAAAAAGCCAAAGTGTCGTTCGAAGAGTATATGATGAAACTGGTCGAAGCAGGTAACAATTTGAATATCCCTAATGAAAATATAGTTGTcagcatttaaaattattaatttttttagattaatCAAAGGCGACGGCGAAATTTTGGAGGAAATAGTCAGTCGCGAAAGACATCGTGAAATAAATCGGCAAGCTACCCTTGGAGATGGTTTATTCTTTCAGAACaaactaatgaaaaaataacgcattgaaaaattttttatgaaacgaAAGAAGAATATGCTTTAATTCCgtatttaatattattttattttttgaattttatcgcaACTCAAAGTACTTagtattgtttttaatttctcgCAAAGTGTTCACATTAAAATTGTTCTATTTGCgtttctatggaaattttttttcgaatatacttACTCTCTAATATGAATATAACGTTAACTAATTAAATTATTAGGCTCGTTACACACAGAAAACAACTTTTCAAACGAACGCTATGTTTTAAGAATGTACAAACTAAAGTATAAACTATTCAATTTAGGTGTGTCCAAATGATACGATTAAATATCAATTTCGCCCGATGAAATAGGAAATTTAAACCAAATACATGTTGGAAACTGGCTCATCAAATGAGTATGTCTCACGGAGCAGGACATCTTTCGGGTTCATGTTGCTTCTCCCATAAGCAATAGTTAGTATGGATCAGCTTACTTACACTCGGTTCAGCGAAATATCAAGTTAGAATGGATTTCGGTACGACATGTTAATTTTACAatcatgcaaaattttaatagaaaatcaTACAAAATGGCATGCTTAAAAtgtcatattttgaaatactgcCCGAGAAATAATATATTTAATAACAGCTTTTACCAATAAAGTacatatattgaaaaataaaaaggacaCAAATAAAACGTACTTCACAACGATTCGGTTACTTTTGTTATAATCattacattttcttcaaataactACACCAATTAAAAAAAGACAAGTGAAAgtgataaaatattgaaaataaaaaaatccacaaagACATAATATTTCGTTATAAAATAACTTTCCTTCATTTCCAACGGCAAGTAGTTACATTAAATTCTGAATAAAATCatagtttttttctttatcacGCACTATTACTTAcgtaaaatctcaaatttttcactcagattttattaatatttagaCTAGGTTATTGCCA encodes:
- the LOC135836020 gene encoding fructose-bisphosphate aldolase-like isoform X1 translates to MTTYFSYPSIEVQKELKCIAETLVTCGKGILAADESVCTMGKRLQEIGVQNDDDIRRQWRQTLFSTDRQYANYISGVILFHETLCQKDENGRPLTEYLKERCIIPGVKVDTGLVTLYNSEDEVTTQGLDNLGARLAQYKAEGVEFARWRSVFKVGKNTPSYHAIITNSTMIARFASICQSQRICPIIEPEVIPDGDHDIERCQKVTETVLSFVYKALNDHHVYIEGTLLKPNMVTSGLANMNREDSGAIAAATLTALRRVVPPAVPDFRTGIVFSSGGQTEEEATVNLNAINQCDGVKPWRLTFAYGRALQASALRVWAGKRENVKPAQDEFLKRAKANGEASQGIYQGQSGSCASGYSASTTRGGSQVPQVKASQFTAQQHKYGDRKAFPSRGGGGPSMFSGETDCCGGGRAPRRSSGNMNIPKQPLYSPRGFNSPKSPRFGNNMSQGQRFNASRTSGRFMHPMNEPDPVQYPENTGPDGSRYGSSNKDCSRYLANSSNADQDMSMVPKTMDQASETTAGQSTN
- the LOC135836022 gene encoding nidogen-like, with product MVLRILVISAIIPFIHGMIGGNPCYPDPCGQNTQCRVVSSRPVCSCLPGHFGNPLSYCRRGECQDNADCGPSQVCRDFNCVNACSGHCGVNAECNPRNHVAVCSCPPQYTGDPLVSCRRIDPEELCHPSPCGTNTRCEVKNSVPVCSCLPGYVGSPLTGCKHECESDYDCSPSQTCQNYQCTAACKAGLCASTAICEVHSHRAVCTCPQGTFGDPYVSCRAECLADRDCPSDRPTCLGDKCVNVCSGVCGINANCEARGATPICSCPRDMTGDPFVRCRPFEPYDLCEPNPCGANSKCQPGHDNTGKERPVCTCLPGYVGNPLTSCQRGECQSDSECRGDQNCLNYECKPTCVDQCGVDANCNAQNHVATCTCPPGYTGNAIARCYPNSERRGRYYYRYSKKK
- the LOC135836020 gene encoding fructose-bisphosphate aldolase-like isoform X2: MTTYFSYPSIEVQKELKCIAETLVTCGKGILAADESVCTMGKRLQEIGVQNDDDIRRQWRQTLFSTDRQYANYISGVILFHETLCQKDENGRPLTEYLKERCIIPGVKVDTGLVTLYNSEDEVTTQGLDNLGARLAQYKAEGVEFARWRSVFKVGKNTPSYHAIITNSTMIARFASICQSQRICPIIEPEVIPDGDHDIERCQKVTETVLSFVYKALNDHHVYIEGTLLKPNMVTSGLANMNREDSGAIAAATLTALRRVVPPAVPGIVFSSGGQTEEEATVNLNAINQCDGVKPWRLTFAYGRALQASALRVWAGKRENVKPAQDEFLKRAKANGEASQGIYQGQSGSCASGYSASTTRGGSQVPQVKASQFTAQQHKYGDRKAFPSRGGGGPSMFSGETDCCGGGRAPRRSSGNMNIPKQPLYSPRGFNSPKSPRFGNNMSQGQRFNASRTSGRFMHPMNEPDPVQYPENTGPDGSRYGSSNKDCSRYLANSSNADQDMSMVPKTMDQASETTAGQSTN